A genomic window from Streptomyces broussonetiae includes:
- a CDS encoding YbhB/YbcL family Raf kinase inhibitor-like protein has protein sequence MRKSVAALVAALACVAGCGGGGGRGDTSSSPTAAARITVTSTAYADGGTIPRRFTCDAANVSPPLAFSGVPAHTASLALLLQDRSAPHGAFTHWLVWGIDPHTTRLPAGGHPPGATEGRNDFRTPGYGGPCPPRGDRPHRYVLTVYATDGRLSLTAQASRDDLLRALSGHTLATGTLTGRYGR, from the coding sequence ATGCGTAAGAGCGTGGCGGCCCTGGTGGCCGCGCTGGCCTGCGTCGCGGGATGCGGAGGCGGGGGAGGCAGGGGTGACACCAGCTCTTCGCCGACGGCCGCCGCCCGCATCACCGTCACGAGCACCGCGTACGCCGACGGCGGTACGATCCCGCGCCGCTTCACCTGCGACGCCGCGAACGTCTCACCGCCGCTCGCCTTTTCCGGCGTGCCCGCGCACACCGCCTCCCTGGCCCTGCTCCTGCAGGACCGGAGCGCCCCGCACGGTGCGTTCACGCACTGGCTGGTGTGGGGCATCGACCCGCACACCACCCGTCTGCCGGCGGGAGGACACCCACCGGGTGCGACCGAGGGCCGCAACGACTTCCGCACACCGGGCTACGGCGGCCCCTGCCCGCCCCGGGGCGACCGGCCGCACCGCTACGTCCTCACGGTGTACGCCACCGACGGCCGCCTGTCGCTCACCGCGCAGGCGAGCCGGGACGATCTCCTTCGTGCCTTGTCGGGCCACACCCTGGCCACGGGAACGCTGACCGGTCGTTACGGCCGCTAG
- a CDS encoding slipin family protein: MLSELLGAIAAAGSAGVIYLAMAARVVKQYERGVLFRLGRVAGDERSPGLTLVIPFVDRLHKVNMQIVTMPIPAQEGITRDNVTVRVDAVVYFRVIDPTSALVKVEDYKFAVSQMAQTSLRSIIGKSDLDDLLSNREKLNQGLELMIDSPAVGWGVQVDRVEIKDVSLPDTMKRSMARQAEADRERRARIINADAELQASKKLAEAAQQMADTPAALQLRLLQTVMAVSAEKNSTLVLPIPVELLHFLERGNNAPPASDSDGGPRSG, from the coding sequence ATGCTCTCGGAGTTGCTGGGCGCCATCGCGGCGGCAGGTTCCGCCGGTGTGATCTATCTGGCGATGGCGGCACGGGTCGTCAAGCAGTACGAACGCGGCGTGCTCTTCCGGCTCGGCCGGGTCGCCGGAGACGAGCGCTCGCCGGGCCTGACCCTGGTGATCCCGTTCGTGGACCGGCTGCACAAGGTCAACATGCAGATCGTCACGATGCCGATCCCGGCCCAGGAAGGCATCACCCGCGACAACGTCACCGTACGGGTGGACGCGGTCGTCTACTTCCGCGTGATCGACCCGACCAGTGCCCTGGTGAAGGTCGAGGACTACAAGTTCGCGGTGTCGCAGATGGCCCAGACGTCGCTCAGGTCGATCATCGGCAAGAGCGACCTGGACGATCTGCTGTCCAACCGCGAGAAGCTCAACCAGGGCCTGGAGCTGATGATCGACAGCCCGGCCGTCGGCTGGGGCGTCCAGGTCGACCGCGTCGAGATCAAGGACGTCTCGCTGCCGGACACCATGAAGCGGTCCATGGCCCGTCAGGCCGAGGCCGACCGGGAGCGCCGGGCCCGGATCATCAACGCGGACGCCGAACTCCAGGCCTCCAAGAAGCTCGCCGAGGCCGCCCAGCAGATGGCCGACACACCCGCCGCCCTCCAGCTGCGGCTGCTGCAGACGGTGATGGCGGTGTCGGCCGAGAAGAACTCCACGCTGGTCCTGCCGATCCCGGTGGAGCTGCTGCACTTCCTGGAGCGCGGCAACAACGCACCGCCCGCGTCGGACAGTGACGGAGGGCCGCGTTCCGGCTAG
- a CDS encoding SulP family inorganic anion transporter, translated as MTGRNTLISRFPYMRQDFAASLVVFLVALPLCVGVAVASGVPAELGLVTGIVGGLVTGLMRGSSLQVSGPAAGMTVLVFEAVKEFGLPVLGVIVLAAGAIQVAMGLLKLGRYFRAISVSVVEGMLAGIGLVLIAGQLYPALAAKAPDSGLGKIAGLPGALRDALGDGTGLSSLAVAAGTVAVLLLWKHAPAGVRTVPGPLAAVGLATLAALALDLPVATVQVQGLLGSIQPPPLSAFGELAGVGVLGTVVAFTLIASAESLFSAAAVDRLHPGPRTAYDKELIAQGTGNAVCGLLGALPMTAVIVRSAANVQAGARTKASRVLHGVWLLLFAALLPGVLAWIPVPALAGILIHSGAKLVPVRALAGLWREQRGEALVLAVTAVSIVAVSMFEGVLIGLALAVVKTAWEASHVKLEVIDKGAGPVDALLSGNATFLRLPKILDSLESLPQDRPVRLDLSGLHHLDHACRTALENWAARHSAAGTEPVKVTAAQAA; from the coding sequence ATGACCGGCAGGAACACCCTCATATCCCGTTTCCCGTACATGCGGCAGGACTTCGCCGCCTCCCTCGTCGTCTTCCTGGTCGCGCTGCCGCTGTGCGTCGGCGTGGCCGTCGCCTCCGGTGTCCCGGCCGAACTCGGCCTGGTCACCGGCATCGTGGGCGGCCTCGTCACCGGGCTGATGCGCGGCAGCAGCCTGCAGGTGTCGGGGCCGGCCGCCGGCATGACCGTGCTCGTCTTCGAGGCGGTCAAGGAGTTCGGCCTGCCCGTGCTCGGCGTGATCGTGCTCGCCGCCGGGGCGATCCAGGTGGCCATGGGCCTGCTCAAGCTCGGCCGCTACTTCCGTGCCATCTCGGTCTCCGTCGTGGAGGGCATGCTGGCCGGAATCGGTCTGGTGCTCATCGCCGGGCAGCTGTACCCGGCGCTGGCGGCCAAGGCACCCGACTCCGGCCTGGGCAAGATCGCCGGGCTGCCCGGGGCGCTCCGGGACGCCCTCGGCGACGGCACGGGCCTGTCCTCGCTCGCCGTGGCCGCGGGCACGGTCGCCGTGCTGCTCCTGTGGAAGCACGCCCCGGCGGGGGTGCGCACGGTGCCCGGCCCGCTGGCCGCGGTCGGTCTCGCCACCCTGGCCGCGCTCGCGCTGGACCTGCCGGTGGCCACCGTCCAGGTGCAGGGCCTGCTGGGCTCGATCCAGCCGCCGCCGCTCAGTGCCTTCGGTGAACTCGCGGGTGTCGGGGTGCTCGGCACGGTGGTCGCCTTCACCCTGATCGCCTCCGCCGAGTCGCTGTTCAGCGCGGCGGCCGTGGACCGGCTGCACCCGGGGCCGCGCACCGCGTACGACAAGGAGCTGATCGCCCAGGGCACCGGCAACGCGGTGTGCGGGCTGCTCGGCGCGCTGCCGATGACCGCGGTGATCGTGCGCAGCGCGGCCAACGTCCAGGCGGGTGCCCGCACCAAGGCCTCCCGGGTCCTGCACGGTGTGTGGCTGCTGCTGTTCGCCGCGCTGCTGCCCGGCGTGCTGGCCTGGATCCCCGTCCCCGCGCTCGCGGGCATCCTGATCCACTCCGGCGCCAAGCTGGTGCCCGTCCGGGCGCTGGCGGGGTTGTGGCGCGAGCAGCGCGGTGAAGCGCTGGTCCTGGCCGTGACCGCGGTCTCGATCGTGGCGGTCAGCATGTTCGAGGGCGTGCTGATCGGCCTGGCGCTGGCGGTGGTCAAGACCGCCTGGGAGGCCTCGCACGTCAAGCTGGAGGTGATCGACAAGGGGGCGGGCCCGGTCGACGCCCTTCTCTCGGGCAACGCGACCTTCCTGCGGCTGCCGAAGATCCTCGACAGCCTGGAGTCCCTCCCCCAGGACCGCCCGGTCCGCCTCGACCTGTCCGGCCTCCACCACCTGGACCACGCCTGCCGTACGGCCCTGGAGAACTGGGCCGCACGCCACAGCGCGGCCGGCACGGAACCGGTGAAGGTCACGGCGGCACAGGCCGCCTGA
- a CDS encoding carbonic anhydrase, whose translation MQPLIDNARTFGQRPEEFAKLAEGQCPQVLFITCSDSRVVPALITGARPGELFELRTAGNIVPPHTSQQPTSEAATIEYAVEVLGVRDIVVCGHSHCGAVGALVRGDDLTAVPAVRDWLAHATPRPAGAAEDPEVAEGVQAHVLTQLLRLRSYPCVARKLTEGRLGLHAWYYEVHTGAVRAHRPQTDTFESL comes from the coding sequence ATGCAGCCCCTCATCGACAACGCCCGTACCTTCGGACAGCGCCCTGAGGAGTTCGCCAAGCTCGCCGAGGGCCAGTGCCCGCAGGTGCTCTTCATCACCTGCTCCGATTCCCGGGTCGTCCCGGCCCTGATCACGGGCGCCCGCCCCGGCGAACTGTTCGAGCTGCGCACCGCAGGCAACATCGTCCCCCCGCACACCTCGCAGCAGCCTACGAGCGAGGCCGCCACCATCGAGTACGCCGTCGAGGTGCTCGGCGTGCGCGACATCGTCGTCTGCGGCCACTCGCACTGCGGCGCGGTCGGCGCGCTGGTGCGCGGCGACGACCTGACCGCCGTACCGGCCGTGCGCGACTGGCTCGCGCACGCCACCCCGCGCCCGGCCGGTGCGGCCGAGGACCCGGAGGTCGCCGAGGGCGTGCAGGCCCATGTGCTGACCCAGCTGCTGCGGCTGCGCTCGTACCCGTGCGTCGCACGGAAGCTGACGGAGGGCCGGCTGGGCCTGCACGCCTGGTACTACGAGGTGCACACCGGCGCCGTACGGGCGCACCGCCCGCAGACCGACACCTTCGAGTCCCTGTGA
- the zapE gene encoding cell division protein ZapE, translated as MSSSTAAPGSSPLTDAGPLSLCAREPYVPADRLVAEMVPPPRFDSVRFSTYIPDPNQPSQTEAVTVLEGFAAGLGGAHASGAGKRGFFGFGRTRAPRTPAGPRGVYLDGGYGVGKTHLLASLWHATPAEPSRKAFGTFVELTNLVGALGFQQTVQTLSGHSLLCIDEFELDDPGDTVLVSTLLGKLVEAGVALAATSNTLPGKLGEGRFAAADFLREIQGLSARFRTLRIDGEDYRHRGLPEAPKPFTDEEVTKAAYATEGASLDDFPHLLEHLAKVHPSRYGALTDGVRAVCLTGVEPVPDQSTALRLVVLADRLYDREVPVLASGLPFDRLFSEEMLKGGYRKKYFRAISRLTALARDAKGLVTP; from the coding sequence GTGTCGTCCTCCACCGCCGCCCCCGGATCCAGCCCCCTGACCGACGCGGGCCCCCTCTCCCTGTGCGCCCGCGAGCCGTACGTACCCGCGGACCGGCTGGTCGCCGAGATGGTGCCGCCACCGCGCTTCGACTCGGTCCGCTTCTCGACGTACATACCGGACCCGAACCAGCCCAGCCAGACCGAGGCGGTGACGGTGCTGGAGGGCTTCGCCGCCGGGCTCGGCGGGGCGCACGCCTCCGGCGCCGGCAAGCGCGGCTTCTTCGGCTTCGGCAGGACCAGGGCGCCTCGGACGCCGGCCGGCCCGCGCGGGGTCTACCTGGACGGCGGCTACGGCGTCGGCAAGACCCATCTGCTCGCCTCCCTGTGGCACGCCACCCCCGCCGAGCCCTCGCGCAAGGCGTTCGGCACCTTCGTGGAGCTGACGAACCTGGTCGGCGCCCTCGGCTTCCAGCAGACGGTGCAGACCCTCTCCGGCCACAGCCTGCTGTGCATCGACGAGTTCGAGCTGGACGACCCGGGCGACACGGTCCTGGTGTCGACCCTGCTCGGCAAGCTGGTCGAGGCGGGCGTCGCGCTCGCCGCCACCTCCAACACGCTGCCGGGCAAGCTGGGCGAGGGCCGGTTCGCCGCCGCCGACTTCCTGCGCGAGATACAGGGGCTGTCGGCCCGCTTCCGCACCCTGCGCATCGACGGCGAGGACTACCGGCACCGCGGCCTGCCCGAGGCCCCCAAGCCCTTCACCGACGAAGAGGTGACGAAGGCGGCGTACGCCACCGAGGGCGCCTCGCTGGACGACTTCCCGCATCTGCTGGAACACCTGGCCAAGGTTCACCCGAGCCGGTACGGCGCGCTGACCGACGGGGTCCGGGCCGTGTGCCTGACCGGCGTGGAGCCGGTTCCGGACCAGTCGACGGCGCTGCGGCTCGTGGTGCTCGCGGACCGGCTCTACGACCGCGAGGTCCCGGTGCTGGCCTCGGGTCTGCCGTTCGACCGGCTGTTCAGCGAGGAGATGCTGAAGGGCGGCTACCGCAAGAAGTACTTCCGCGCGATCTCCCGGCTCACCGCGCTGGCCCGTGACGCCAAGGGGCTCGTCACCCCGTAG
- a CDS encoding pyrimidine reductase family protein, translating into MRRLFPVTDETAAQASGGGERVGGTGGAAGPDRPAPPVDREWTLAELAAAYAYPLPGPGGPKPWLRANMVSTLDGAAQHDGRSQPISCAADMRVFGTLRALADVVVVGAETVRQEGYRPARARAEFAGARAAAGQAPAPAIAIVTASLDLDFSLPLFTSPLVPTLILTGADAAPDRVAAAEKAGAKVVVAGAGRGIDPARAVHALAGLGHTRLLTEGGPRLLGQLIAADVLDELCLTLSPMLTAGSAQRIAGGPPVAVPRRFELASLLEEAGFLFGRYRRS; encoded by the coding sequence ATGCGACGCCTGTTCCCTGTGACCGACGAAACAGCAGCCCAGGCCTCCGGTGGGGGTGAGCGTGTCGGGGGAACCGGGGGTGCCGCCGGGCCGGATCGGCCCGCCCCGCCCGTCGACCGGGAGTGGACCCTCGCCGAGCTGGCCGCCGCCTACGCCTATCCGCTGCCCGGGCCGGGCGGACCCAAGCCGTGGCTGCGCGCCAACATGGTCTCCACCCTGGACGGCGCCGCCCAGCACGACGGGCGTTCGCAGCCCATCTCCTGCGCCGCCGACATGCGCGTCTTCGGCACCCTGCGGGCGCTTGCCGACGTCGTCGTGGTGGGTGCGGAAACGGTACGGCAGGAGGGATACCGCCCGGCACGCGCGCGTGCCGAGTTCGCCGGCGCCCGCGCGGCCGCCGGACAGGCCCCCGCGCCGGCGATCGCGATCGTCACCGCGAGCCTGGACCTGGACTTCTCGCTCCCGCTGTTCACCTCGCCCCTGGTGCCCACACTGATCCTGACCGGGGCCGACGCCGCCCCGGACCGCGTCGCCGCAGCCGAGAAGGCCGGCGCCAAGGTGGTGGTCGCCGGGGCGGGCAGGGGCATCGACCCCGCGCGCGCGGTGCACGCCCTGGCCGGCCTCGGCCACACCCGGCTGCTCACCGAGGGCGGGCCCCGGCTGCTCGGTCAGCTGATCGCCGCCGACGTCCTGGACGAGCTGTGTCTGACCCTCTCGCCGATGCTCACCGCGGGGAGTGCGCAGCGCATCGCCGGGGGCCCGCCGGTCGCCGTGCCGCGCCGGTTCGAACTCGCGTCCCTCCTTGAGGAGGCCGGGTTCCTGTTCGGCCGATACCGTCGGTCCTGA
- a CDS encoding indole-3-glycerol phosphate synthase encodes MFTSVLMIEKALTSADVDFVTTLHGDEQVTFHVLLQPRGDQADRLLRAIDDIALGELDEAVRERETPEGEQARGIGQQALDVSLQALRAAGSRAEGRLVEDHPLDALKELVAEVSADEVIVLTDPHYVEEFFHRDWASRARHKVGVPVLKLFSHSKA; translated from the coding sequence GTGTTCACAAGCGTTCTGATGATCGAGAAGGCCTTGACGTCCGCCGACGTGGACTTCGTCACCACCTTGCACGGGGACGAGCAGGTCACTTTTCACGTGCTCCTCCAGCCGCGCGGCGACCAGGCGGACCGCCTGCTGCGGGCCATCGACGACATCGCGCTCGGTGAACTCGACGAGGCGGTGCGCGAACGGGAGACGCCGGAGGGCGAGCAGGCGCGCGGGATCGGACAGCAGGCCCTGGACGTCTCGTTGCAGGCGCTGCGGGCCGCCGGCAGCCGGGCGGAGGGCCGCCTGGTCGAGGACCATCCGCTGGACGCGCTGAAGGAGCTGGTCGCCGAGGTGTCCGCGGACGAGGTGATCGTGCTGACCGATCCGCACTACGTGGAGGAGTTCTTCCACCGGGACTGGGCGTCCCGGGCCCGGCACAAGGTGGGTGTGCCGGTGCTGAAGCTGTTCTCGCACAGCAAGGCCTAG